Proteins from a genomic interval of Hyalangium ruber:
- a CDS encoding FAD-dependent oxidoreductase gives MTDERIHKSLWTTSAPGRSFGVLPGDMTVDVVVIGGGIAGLTTAWLLKRAGKRVAVVEMNRLLTGQTGQTTAHLTELLDTPYSTLLSDFGEKGARMAAASSRASIEQIASIIEELGIDCGFQRVPLFRYAETESELRELREEVEAAKEVGLLARFVEDVPLPYPVKGALRLEDQALFHPRQYLLALAERLVGDGCHIFEETRAVEIRDGVPCRVVTDHGTIIAEDVVEATTTPLNRVFLHTKLYPYRTYAVAAPLERPLEAGLYYDSQDPYHYIRTQRIDGVDHLIVGGEDHKVGSEEDTDKHFQALEAYTQRRFPVGPISHRWSGQVIEPADGLAYIGRNSASRHTWVATGFSGTGMTWGTLAGMILTDLILGRQNPYAALYDATRVKVKAGAKDFIQENADVAFRFVADRLSRPDARKLSEVAPGEGKILEVDGQKVAVYRETGGACHAVSPVCTHLGCHVHWNNAERSWDCPCHGARYSPTGKVLNGPAVKDLASRRLAPEATEAQPSDGDER, from the coding sequence ATGACGGATGAGCGGATCCACAAGTCTCTCTGGACGACGAGCGCTCCGGGCCGGAGCTTCGGAGTGTTGCCAGGGGACATGACGGTCGACGTGGTGGTGATTGGGGGCGGAATCGCGGGGCTCACCACGGCCTGGCTCCTGAAGCGGGCCGGCAAGAGGGTGGCGGTGGTGGAGATGAACCGGCTGCTCACGGGGCAGACGGGGCAGACGACAGCCCACCTCACGGAGCTGCTGGACACGCCGTATTCCACGCTCCTGTCGGACTTCGGGGAGAAGGGGGCGCGCATGGCGGCGGCCTCCAGCCGGGCCTCCATCGAGCAGATCGCGTCGATCATCGAGGAGCTGGGCATCGACTGCGGCTTCCAGCGCGTGCCCCTGTTCCGCTACGCGGAGACGGAGAGCGAGCTGCGCGAGCTGCGCGAGGAGGTCGAGGCGGCCAAGGAGGTGGGGCTGCTCGCCCGGTTCGTGGAGGACGTGCCGCTGCCGTACCCGGTGAAGGGCGCGCTGCGGCTGGAGGATCAGGCCCTGTTCCATCCGCGCCAGTACCTGCTGGCGCTGGCCGAGCGGCTCGTGGGCGACGGCTGCCACATCTTCGAGGAGACGCGGGCGGTGGAGATCCGCGATGGGGTGCCCTGCCGGGTGGTGACGGACCACGGCACGATCATCGCCGAGGACGTGGTGGAGGCGACGACGACGCCGCTCAACCGGGTCTTCCTCCACACCAAGCTCTACCCGTACCGCACCTATGCGGTGGCGGCGCCGCTGGAGCGCCCGCTGGAGGCGGGCCTCTATTACGACAGCCAGGATCCGTACCACTACATCCGCACGCAGCGGATCGACGGCGTGGACCACCTCATCGTCGGTGGCGAGGACCACAAGGTGGGCTCCGAGGAGGACACGGACAAGCACTTCCAGGCGCTGGAGGCGTACACGCAGCGGCGCTTCCCCGTGGGCCCCATCAGCCACCGCTGGTCCGGGCAGGTCATCGAGCCGGCGGATGGGCTGGCGTACATCGGCCGCAACAGCGCCTCGCGGCACACGTGGGTGGCCACGGGCTTCTCCGGCACGGGCATGACGTGGGGGACGCTGGCGGGGATGATCCTCACGGATCTGATCCTCGGGCGGCAGAACCCGTACGCGGCGCTCTACGACGCCACGCGCGTGAAGGTGAAGGCGGGCGCCAAGGACTTCATCCAGGAGAACGCGGACGTGGCCTTCCGCTTCGTGGCCGACCGGCTGAGCCGGCCCGACGCGCGCAAGCTGTCCGAGGTGGCCCCGGGCGAGGGGAAGATCCTCGAGGTGGATGGGCAGAAGGTGGCGGTGTACCGAGAGACAGGTGGCGCCTGCCACGCCGTGTCCCCAGTGTGTACGCACCTCGGGTGCCACGTGCATTGGAACAACGCTGAGCGCTCATGGGACTGCCCCTGCCATGGCGCTCGCTACAGCCCCACGGGCAAGGTGCTCAACGGACCCGCGGTGAAGGATCTCGCCTCCCGGCGATTGGCGCCGGAGGCAACTGAGGCACAACCCAGCGACGGAGACGAACGATGA